A genomic region of Cotesia glomerata isolate CgM1 linkage group LG9, MPM_Cglom_v2.3, whole genome shotgun sequence contains the following coding sequences:
- the LOC123271722 gene encoding venom serine carboxypeptidase-like, producing the protein MNFGNHLHEIGLLDLNGKVRFNLYEEKIRSLIKNNQLTTAVEVLDELLFNSPSISNLTGIKRYFFSYLDNQNPDNWDTLVEWIQRPDIRAAIHVSYDTPFKIVNETIFQYLQHEFMNSEADKVTKLLSNYKVIFYNGQLDMVIPYPSIENVLLNLQWEGGEEFKNASRSVWWSSDELVGYFTKVRNLSVVLIRNAGHASGIEQPKWVLEMITQFTHN; encoded by the coding sequence ATGAACTTCGGGAATCACTTGCACGAAATTGGACTGCTGGACCTGAACGGCAAGGTTAGATTTAACTTGTACGAAGAGAAAATAAGGTCCTTGATCAAAAACAATCAACTTACAACCGCTGTAGAGGTTTTAGATGAACTTCTCTTCAATTCTCCTTCTATTTCAAATCTAACTGGAATCAAAAGGTACTTTTTCAGTTATTTGGACAACCAAAATCCAGATAACTGGGATACTTTGGTGGAATGGATTCAGCGTCCTGATATTCGAGCTGCTATTCATGTTAGCTATGACACTCCTTTCAAGATAGTTAACGAAACAATTTTCCAATACTTGCAGCATGAATTCATGAATTCAGAGGCTGATAAGGTAACTAAGTTGCTTTCGAATTACAAAGTTATCTTTTATAATGGACAATTGGATATGGTTATTCCTTATCCTTCTATAGAGAATGTTTTGCTGAATTTACAGTGGGAAGGTGGTGAAGAGTTCAAAAATGCTTCTAGAAGTGTTTGGTGGAGTAGTGATGAGTTAGTGGGGTATTTTACGAAAGTAAGAAATCTAAGTGTTGTGCTAATTCGTAATGCTGGACATGCTTCTGGTATTGAACAACCAAAGTGGGTTTTAGAAATGATCACTCAATTTACTCATAATTGA